A region from the Altererythrobacter sp. H2 genome encodes:
- the lexA gene encoding transcriptional repressor LexA, producing MLTAKQHELIRFIQVRLEETGISPSFEEMKEALDLKSKSGVHRLISALEERGFIRRLPNRARALEVLKQPEDVLSVPKAAPRAANDPVSLARAPAKQAPRPANDVVDIPLHGRIAAGAPIEAFEEHSSLPVPAALLGPGEHYALEVSGDSMIEAGIFDGDFALVRRTDTARDGEIVVALVDNEEATLKYLHRDAGMVRLDPANASYDPQVYEPHRVQVQGKLAGLLRRYH from the coding sequence ATGCTGACAGCCAAGCAGCATGAACTGATCCGCTTCATTCAGGTTCGCCTGGAAGAAACCGGCATTTCCCCCAGTTTCGAGGAAATGAAGGAAGCGCTCGATCTCAAGAGCAAGTCCGGCGTTCACCGCCTGATTTCCGCTCTGGAAGAGCGCGGCTTCATCCGCCGGCTGCCCAACCGGGCCCGCGCGCTGGAGGTGCTCAAGCAGCCGGAAGACGTGCTGTCGGTGCCGAAAGCAGCGCCCCGTGCAGCCAATGATCCGGTCAGCCTGGCCCGCGCACCTGCGAAGCAGGCGCCGCGCCCGGCCAACGATGTGGTCGATATCCCGCTGCATGGCCGGATTGCCGCCGGTGCGCCGATTGAGGCTTTCGAGGAGCACAGCAGCCTGCCGGTCCCCGCCGCCCTGCTGGGCCCGGGCGAGCATTACGCGCTGGAGGTTTCCGGCGATTCGATGATCGAGGCAGGCATCTTCGACGGGGACTTCGCGCTGGTCCGCCGGACCGATACCGCGCGTGATGGTGAAATCGTGGTCGCGCTGGTCGACAACGAGGAAGCGACGCTGAAGTACCTGCACCGCGATGCGGGGATGGTGCGGCTTGATCCGGCCAATGCGAGTTATGACCCGCAGGTCTACGAACCCCATCGGGTCCAGGTCCAGGGCAAACTCGCGGGCCTCCTACGGCGCTATCACTGA
- a CDS encoding ComEC/Rec2 family competence protein, translating to MATSTAPHVPLGDEPEPAAKLRDAAVQRTWPKAVRLSSLADACEQFVGRAGFERAPWLTIAFAAGVAAWFALDAPWEWSAFIGACLIAAIAAAALWRGDRNRAALQLAVITTSLLLAAGVGTVWARSALVGAEPITRTSVTIIVGRVLDRQEQPAQQRIRLVLAIRDAEAGIARKIRINLPAADATPAMTEGAVVRLRARLSPPAPPMLPGGYDFARRAWFDGLAATGSALGPVEVVENAPQVRGLAQVQRRLAAHVREQVDGSAGTIAAAFASGDRGAIDLGDEKAMRDSGLTHLLSISGVHVSAVIAAGYLLALKLLALSPWLALRIRLPVLAAGVGALAGVGYTLLTGAEVPTVRSCIGALLVLTALAIGREPLSVRMLATAAFLVLLVWPEALIGPSFQMSFAAVLAIIALHESRPVKAFLAAREESWLARQGRRLAMLLATGLVIEAVLTPIVLFHFHRAGLYGAFANVIAIPLVTLISMPAIALGLLLDTVGLGRPAWWVSEKSLEALLAIAHWTADQPGAVKLMPQMGAGTFALFVVGGIWLALWHGRVRLLGLVPVAAAAVALVMTPVPDVLVSTDGRQVGITGEGERLLMLRETRSEYVRDNLLETAGLSGEPISLKDWPGAQCSRDFCTLAIERDGRKWALLMALNRERVEERALASACERADIVIADRWLPASCRPTWLKADRKMLEQTGGLAIYLPDERIETVAASQGDHGWWHKPPDRTPAKPTNSVIAP from the coding sequence ATGGCGACCAGCACCGCGCCGCATGTACCCCTGGGGGATGAGCCGGAGCCGGCCGCGAAGCTGCGCGATGCTGCAGTGCAGCGCACTTGGCCCAAGGCCGTCCGCTTGTCCAGCCTTGCCGATGCCTGCGAGCAATTTGTCGGAAGGGCCGGATTTGAGCGGGCTCCCTGGCTCACGATTGCCTTCGCTGCGGGCGTTGCGGCGTGGTTTGCACTAGATGCGCCGTGGGAATGGTCGGCCTTTATCGGGGCCTGCCTGATCGCAGCGATTGCGGCTGCGGCCCTTTGGCGCGGTGACAGGAATCGCGCTGCCCTGCAATTGGCAGTCATCACCACCAGTCTCTTGCTCGCTGCAGGGGTGGGGACGGTGTGGGCAAGGTCGGCCCTGGTTGGTGCGGAGCCGATTACCCGGACGAGCGTCACGATCATCGTTGGCCGCGTGCTTGACCGGCAGGAACAGCCCGCCCAGCAGCGTATCCGCCTGGTTCTGGCCATTCGCGATGCCGAGGCAGGCATCGCCCGCAAGATCCGGATAAACCTGCCCGCTGCCGATGCAACGCCAGCCATGACCGAGGGCGCGGTGGTGCGTTTACGCGCGAGACTTTCGCCGCCTGCGCCGCCCATGCTTCCCGGAGGATATGACTTCGCCCGCCGCGCCTGGTTTGACGGGCTTGCTGCAACCGGCTCCGCCTTGGGCCCGGTCGAGGTGGTAGAGAACGCGCCGCAGGTGCGCGGTCTGGCGCAGGTCCAGCGCCGCCTTGCGGCCCATGTCCGGGAGCAGGTCGATGGCTCAGCCGGTACGATCGCAGCGGCCTTTGCCAGCGGTGACCGGGGCGCGATCGACCTGGGTGACGAAAAAGCCATGCGCGATTCCGGGCTGACTCACCTGCTCTCGATCAGCGGGGTCCATGTCAGCGCAGTGATCGCGGCAGGGTACCTGCTGGCACTCAAGCTGCTGGCCTTGTCACCTTGGCTGGCGCTGAGAATTCGCCTGCCGGTCCTGGCGGCGGGGGTAGGGGCACTGGCCGGTGTCGGGTACACCCTGCTGACAGGTGCCGAAGTGCCGACGGTGCGCAGCTGCATAGGCGCGTTGCTGGTCCTGACTGCCCTGGCGATTGGACGGGAGCCCCTGTCCGTGCGGATGCTGGCAACCGCGGCTTTTCTGGTGCTGCTGGTCTGGCCGGAAGCGCTGATCGGCCCGAGTTTCCAGATGAGCTTTGCCGCTGTTCTGGCGATTATTGCGCTGCACGAGAGCCGACCGGTAAAGGCCTTCCTCGCTGCGCGAGAGGAAAGCTGGCTGGCGCGGCAGGGGCGCAGGCTGGCAATGCTGCTGGCCACCGGGCTGGTGATCGAAGCGGTGCTCACGCCGATCGTGCTGTTCCATTTTCACCGCGCGGGCCTTTACGGAGCTTTCGCCAACGTCATCGCCATCCCGCTGGTCACACTGATATCCATGCCAGCCATTGCACTCGGCCTGCTGCTCGACACCGTCGGGCTGGGACGGCCGGCGTGGTGGGTGAGCGAGAAGTCGCTCGAAGCCCTGCTGGCGATTGCCCACTGGACGGCTGACCAGCCGGGTGCGGTGAAGCTGATGCCGCAAATGGGCGCGGGCACCTTTGCCTTGTTTGTCGTGGGCGGAATCTGGCTCGCGCTGTGGCATGGGCGGGTCCGGCTGCTAGGCCTCGTTCCGGTTGCTGCAGCGGCAGTTGCGCTGGTGATGACCCCAGTGCCCGACGTGTTGGTTTCGACAGACGGCAGACAGGTCGGCATCACCGGGGAAGGTGAGCGCCTCCTCATGCTGCGCGAGACGCGGAGCGAGTACGTGCGCGACAACCTGCTGGAAACCGCCGGCCTATCCGGCGAGCCGATTTCCCTCAAGGACTGGCCGGGCGCGCAATGCAGCCGCGATTTCTGCACCCTGGCAATCGAACGTGATGGGCGCAAGTGGGCCTTGCTGATGGCCTTGAACCGCGAGCGGGTCGAGGAGCGTGCACTGGCTTCTGCCTGCGAACGCGCCGACATCGTCATTGCCGACCGCTGGCTGCCCGCAAGTTGCCGCCCGACCTGGCTCAAGGCCGACCGCAAGATGCTGGAGCAAACCGGCGGCCTCGCCATCTACCTCCCGGATGAGCGGATCGAAACGGTTGCCGCAAGCCAGGGCGACCATGGCTGGTGGCACAAGCCGCCCGACCGGACGCCTGCGAAGCCAACTAACTCAGTGATAGCGCCGTAG
- the gltX gene encoding glutamate--tRNA ligase produces MASDSSTATSQVVTRFAPSPTGYLHIGGARTALFNWLYARHHGGKVLLRIEDTDQKRSTQDAIDKILQGLDWLGLDFDDAPVFQSDRAERHAQVAWQLLEAGHAYKCFATSDELEAMRDEQRRNKQPLRYDGRWRDRDPAEAPEGAPFTIRLKTPNEGEVTIHDRVQGPVTVQNSEIDDYILLRGDGTPTYMLAVVVDDHDMGVTHVIRGDDHLNNAFRQLPIIRAMNAIEGGWPDPVYAHVPLIHGPDGAKMSKRHGAVGVEAYRDELGILPEALFNYLLRLGWGHGDREEISRDEAVALFDLDGVGRSPSRFDIKKLQHLNGHYIREADDARLAVLVAGQIGEGADVSLLTQAMPVLKPRAKDLHELTESAGFLFATRPLALTDKAAALLDEPGRAILGQVAARLEAENDWTSDALEATTKALAEELELGLGKLAQPMRAALTGTTTSPGIFDVLVLLGREESLARITAQAA; encoded by the coding sequence ATGGCAAGCGATAGCAGCACCGCGACCAGCCAGGTGGTGACCCGCTTCGCGCCCTCGCCGACCGGCTACCTCCATATTGGCGGGGCAAGAACCGCCCTGTTCAACTGGCTCTACGCCCGCCACCATGGCGGCAAGGTGCTGCTCCGGATCGAAGACACCGACCAGAAGCGCAGCACCCAGGATGCGATCGACAAGATCCTTCAAGGGCTCGACTGGCTCGGGCTGGATTTCGACGACGCACCAGTTTTCCAGTCCGACCGGGCGGAGCGCCACGCACAGGTTGCCTGGCAACTGCTAGAGGCCGGCCACGCCTACAAATGCTTCGCCACCTCCGACGAACTGGAGGCCATGCGTGACGAGCAGCGCCGCAACAAGCAGCCCCTTCGCTATGACGGGCGCTGGCGGGATCGCGATCCGGCAGAGGCGCCTGAAGGCGCGCCTTTCACCATTCGACTGAAGACCCCGAACGAGGGTGAAGTGACCATCCATGACCGGGTGCAGGGGCCGGTCACCGTCCAGAACAGCGAAATCGACGATTACATCCTGCTGCGCGGCGACGGCACGCCAACCTACATGCTGGCGGTCGTGGTTGATGATCATGACATGGGCGTCACTCACGTCATCCGGGGCGACGATCATCTCAACAATGCTTTTCGCCAGCTACCGATCATTCGCGCGATGAACGCGATCGAGGGTGGATGGCCCGATCCGGTCTACGCCCACGTGCCGCTGATCCACGGGCCGGACGGCGCGAAAATGTCGAAGCGGCACGGGGCCGTGGGGGTCGAAGCGTATCGAGACGAGCTGGGCATCCTTCCCGAAGCGCTGTTCAATTACCTGCTGCGGCTTGGCTGGGGCCACGGAGACCGCGAGGAAATCAGTCGCGATGAAGCCGTGGCGCTGTTCGATCTCGACGGTGTCGGACGCAGTCCGTCGCGCTTCGACATCAAGAAGCTGCAGCACCTCAACGGGCACTACATTCGCGAAGCTGATGACGCGCGCCTGGCGGTGCTGGTCGCCGGGCAAATTGGTGAGGGAGCCGATGTTTCCTTGCTGACCCAGGCAATGCCGGTGCTCAAGCCGCGCGCGAAAGACCTGCACGAACTTACGGAAAGTGCGGGATTTTTGTTTGCGACGCGTCCGCTTGCGCTGACCGACAAGGCTGCGGCTTTGCTGGATGAGCCGGGCCGCGCCATTCTCGGACAGGTGGCAGCCCGGCTTGAGGCGGAAAACGACTGGACAAGCGATGCGCTGGAAGCCACTACCAAGGCCCTTGCCGAGGAGCTGGAATTGGGCTTGGGCAAGCTGGCGCAGCCGATGCGCGCGGCGCTGACCGGTACAACGACGTCGCCCGGTATCTTTGACGTGCTGGTCCTTCTGGGACGGGAAGAATCGCTCGCGCGGATCACGGCCCAGGCGGCCTGA
- a CDS encoding citrate synthase: MADKLAKLELGGQTHEFPVLEGSVGPDVVDIRKMYAGTGAFTFDPGFTSTASCESALTYIDGEEGVLLHRGYPIGQLAEQSSFMEVSYLLLNGELPSADELSDFENTITRHTMLHEQLATFYRGFRRDAHPMAIMCGVVGALSAFYHDSTDISDPNHRKISSHRLIAKMPTIAAMAYKYSVGQPFLYPKNDLSYTGNFLRMTFGVPAEEYELHPAVERAMDRIFILHADHEQNASTSTVRLAGSSGANPFACIAAGIACLWGPAHGGANEAALNMLQEIGTPDRIQHYIDRAKDKNDPFRLMGFGHRVYKNYDPRATVMQKTVREVFDALKVTDPVFETALRLEEIALSDPYFAEKKLFPNVDFYSGIILSAIGFPTTMFTALFALARTVGWVAQWNEMISDPGQKIGRPRQLYTGPTERDYVPIGQR; the protein is encoded by the coding sequence TTGGCGGACAAACTGGCGAAACTCGAACTGGGCGGGCAGACTCACGAATTCCCGGTCCTTGAAGGCAGCGTCGGGCCCGATGTGGTCGATATCCGGAAGATGTATGCCGGCACCGGTGCCTTTACCTTTGACCCGGGCTTCACCTCGACCGCCAGCTGCGAAAGCGCGCTTACCTATATCGACGGTGAAGAGGGTGTGCTGCTGCACAGGGGCTATCCGATCGGGCAGCTTGCCGAGCAGTCCAGCTTCATGGAAGTCTCCTACCTGCTGCTGAACGGCGAACTGCCCAGCGCAGACGAACTGTCCGACTTCGAGAACACCATTACCCGCCACACCATGCTGCACGAGCAGCTGGCGACCTTCTATCGTGGTTTCCGCCGTGACGCCCACCCGATGGCAATCATGTGCGGTGTGGTCGGCGCTCTGTCAGCGTTTTATCATGACAGCACCGACATCTCCGATCCGAACCATCGCAAGATCTCGAGCCACCGCCTGATCGCCAAGATGCCGACCATTGCGGCCATGGCCTACAAGTATTCGGTCGGGCAGCCGTTCCTCTATCCCAAGAACGACCTCAGCTATACCGGCAACTTCCTGCGCATGACCTTCGGTGTGCCCGCTGAAGAGTATGAGCTGCATCCTGCGGTCGAGCGGGCGATGGACCGGATCTTCATCCTCCATGCCGATCATGAGCAGAACGCTTCGACCTCGACCGTGCGTCTGGCTGGCTCGTCGGGCGCCAATCCTTTCGCCTGCATCGCGGCCGGAATCGCCTGCCTGTGGGGTCCGGCGCATGGCGGCGCGAATGAAGCTGCGCTCAACATGCTGCAGGAAATCGGCACGCCCGACCGGATCCAGCACTACATCGACCGTGCCAAGGACAAGAACGATCCTTTCCGCCTGATGGGCTTCGGCCACCGCGTGTACAAGAACTACGACCCGCGCGCGACGGTGATGCAGAAGACGGTACGCGAGGTGTTCGATGCGCTGAAGGTCACCGACCCGGTGTTTGAAACCGCGTTGCGGCTCGAAGAGATTGCGCTGAGCGATCCCTATTTCGCCGAGAAGAAGCTGTTCCCCAACGTCGACTTCTATTCGGGCATCATCCTGTCTGCGATCGGTTTCCCGACAACGATGTTCACCGCCCTGTTCGCGCTCGCCCGCACGGTTGGCTGGGTGGCGCAGTGGAACGAAATGATTTCCGACCCCGGCCAGAAGATCGGCCGCCCGCGCCAGCTCTACACCGGGCCGACGGAACGGGATTACGTGCCGATCGGCCAGCGGTAA
- a CDS encoding sensor histidine kinase, which translates to MASSKKTALAHARTDGEDRLIEADELLAGLQVRCGGELPGTVAIPELLALVRKSRQYGLRLARLVGALDGDERVEAWVEIAPYSQNGQTGCDIAVASWQASPLPPESDQVAARRRLEIDRATAELSARLDPGQRLLTVEADAADLREAATAMRAGIGKPWTQFVELVQNNHRQPMHWRLLDGARCTVTGSQREWTVSLVPLGRPMAGSAGFELYLVADRPLIRVKAAQVAPSPLVDRRIGRELSPVLRKPIARIIANAETIRSRLAGPLGDEYSQYAADIASAGQHLLSLLDDLADLEVVESEGFSTAPDRIDLMDIVKRATGILGVRARERQITLEIEGGTAPVLAIGEFRRALQVLLNLIGNAIHYSPKGSTVSISLSSAGSESFATVADSGPGLSREQQDAVFRKFERLGRSGDGGSGLGLYISRKLALAMGGDLTVSSKEGEGARFTLALPALEDRRTKPR; encoded by the coding sequence ATGGCTTCCAGCAAGAAGACCGCGCTCGCGCACGCCCGCACTGACGGGGAGGACCGGCTGATCGAGGCTGATGAACTGCTCGCCGGTCTGCAGGTGCGATGCGGCGGCGAGCTGCCCGGCACGGTGGCAATCCCCGAATTGCTCGCACTGGTGCGCAAATCGCGCCAGTATGGACTACGTCTCGCCCGACTGGTCGGCGCCCTCGACGGGGACGAACGGGTCGAGGCATGGGTCGAGATTGCCCCGTACAGCCAGAATGGACAGACCGGCTGCGACATCGCGGTTGCGAGCTGGCAGGCGAGCCCGTTGCCCCCCGAATCCGATCAGGTCGCCGCGCGGCGACGGCTCGAAATCGACCGCGCAACTGCCGAACTGAGCGCCCGGCTCGACCCGGGGCAGCGCTTGCTGACGGTCGAGGCCGACGCTGCCGACCTGCGGGAAGCGGCTACGGCAATGCGTGCCGGTATCGGCAAGCCGTGGACCCAGTTTGTCGAACTGGTGCAGAACAACCATCGGCAACCCATGCATTGGCGCCTGCTTGACGGGGCCCGCTGCACGGTCACAGGATCACAGCGCGAATGGACTGTTTCGCTGGTGCCGCTTGGCCGCCCGATGGCGGGGAGCGCCGGGTTCGAACTCTATCTCGTCGCCGACCGTCCTCTGATCCGGGTCAAAGCGGCGCAAGTGGCTCCCTCTCCTCTGGTCGACCGCCGGATCGGGCGCGAACTCTCACCGGTCCTTCGCAAGCCGATCGCCCGGATTATTGCCAATGCGGAGACGATCCGTTCGCGCCTGGCGGGCCCTCTCGGGGACGAATACAGCCAGTACGCCGCCGACATCGCTTCGGCGGGGCAGCATCTGCTCTCGCTGCTTGACGACCTGGCCGATCTGGAAGTCGTCGAATCCGAGGGCTTCAGCACCGCACCCGACCGGATCGACCTGATGGATATTGTCAAACGGGCAACCGGCATCCTCGGGGTCAGGGCACGCGAACGCCAGATTACACTGGAGATCGAAGGCGGCACTGCGCCGGTTCTGGCGATCGGCGAATTCCGCCGGGCGTTGCAGGTCCTTCTCAACCTGATCGGCAACGCCATCCACTATTCGCCAAAAGGGTCGACCGTAAGCATCTCCCTTTCCAGCGCTGGAAGCGAGTCATTCGCAACCGTGGCCGACAGTGGCCCCGGGCTCTCGCGCGAGCAGCAGGACGCCGTGTTCCGCAAGTTCGAACGGCTTGGCCGCAGCGGTGACGGCGGGTCAGGGCTGGGCCTGTACATTTCGCGCAAGCTCGCGCTCGCCATGGGCGGCGACCTGACCGTATCAAGCAAAGAGGGCGAGGGTGCCCGCTTTACGCTGGCACTCCCCGCCCTCGAAGACCGGCGCACGAAACCCCGGTAA
- a CDS encoding Hpt domain-containing protein — MTAAAGKDPALLAELRLAFADSLARQIDLLRRSRCDGNWTMAALRLKGLAASFHAAELITLADEALASAPGDPVIVRRLETFRAHFNTPRN, encoded by the coding sequence TTGACGGCTGCTGCAGGCAAGGATCCCGCCCTGCTGGCCGAATTACGTCTGGCCTTCGCGGACAGCCTGGCTCGCCAGATCGACCTGTTGAGGCGGTCACGGTGCGATGGGAACTGGACCATGGCCGCGCTGCGGCTGAAGGGGCTCGCAGCTTCGTTCCACGCGGCTGAACTCATCACGCTGGCTGATGAAGCACTGGCCAGCGCCCCGGGCGATCCCGTGATCGTACGCCGCCTCGAAACCTTCCGAGCGCACTTCAACACTCCCCGAAACTGA
- a CDS encoding ATPase: protein MSGGSKIRAIGPQQPETAELHDVDGVVAPQPPQSQEEDWDDADAPARRVPTWLIPALALLAIAGWTGFYGWALRDALLAGGSPQQWIGWVGEWAVPTLLIIATWLLMVRNSSREMERFGQVAHSLREESAALESRLVTVNRELSLAREFLSAQSRELESLGRVASERLSAHADHIQSLVRSNGSEIEAIASVSTTALENMGRLRDDLPVIANSARDAANQIGSAGRTAQGQIAELVAGFERLNQFGQASERQVGSLQSRVDAAISAFEAQFDHMGDLTGARFDALRTASEAFRVELDGREVEALAALRRRTEALEQEVATTRNALDETEAEALRSMRARVIALQQEARQVAGVLRDTEAQASALWSKQIEALNARLLGAIDEIKGIDEAALESANRKLEALRHEAENVDRNIAERDARLFAKIAERQSAMAKTERETLAALEARIEALDSLLASRRETLREQTEVLGAQGQAVAEKLWELRGDMRAIAEAGEETESRLAGSIAALAEKLAESRMALAGTDEAVAELTDASIRLLELIQASAQHSRTELPAALEEAESRLGTLGKETDSLRGVLDDAARKGADLSAYVIATREDSEAAIGRIAEVQTELDSSTAASLSRIDGLRSALAGASVESDALAAKATGALRDAIALLERNAREAIVSVETLSADTVRSLAERIADRSGSAIEQALADSTEGALAGLEQASARATAAGREATVQLRDQLARVNELAGNLEMRVARARELAEEQVDNDFARRVALITEGLNSTAIDIAKVISTDVSDSAWTSYLRGDRGIFTRRAVRLLDNTQAREIAELYDADVDFRDNVSRYIADFENMLRTLLSTRDGKSVSVTLLSSDMGKLYVALAQAIERLRA, encoded by the coding sequence ATGAGCGGGGGATCAAAGATCAGGGCCATCGGGCCACAGCAGCCGGAAACGGCAGAGTTGCATGATGTGGATGGCGTTGTGGCACCGCAGCCACCTCAGTCGCAGGAAGAGGATTGGGATGACGCCGATGCGCCGGCCAGGCGCGTGCCGACCTGGCTGATCCCTGCTCTGGCCCTGCTCGCAATTGCCGGGTGGACGGGTTTTTATGGCTGGGCGCTGCGCGATGCCCTTCTGGCTGGTGGTTCTCCGCAGCAGTGGATCGGATGGGTCGGCGAGTGGGCTGTGCCAACCTTGCTCATCATTGCCACATGGCTCCTGATGGTTCGCAACAGCAGCCGCGAGATGGAACGGTTCGGTCAGGTCGCCCATTCGCTTCGGGAAGAATCAGCCGCGCTTGAAAGCCGGTTGGTCACGGTGAACCGGGAACTCAGCCTGGCCCGGGAATTCCTCTCTGCGCAATCACGGGAATTGGAATCGCTGGGCCGGGTCGCGAGCGAGCGCCTCTCCGCGCACGCTGACCACATCCAGTCACTCGTTCGCAGCAACGGCAGCGAGATCGAGGCAATCGCGTCGGTCAGTACCACTGCACTGGAGAATATGGGCCGCTTGCGTGACGACTTGCCCGTCATCGCCAATTCGGCCCGCGATGCCGCCAACCAGATCGGCAGTGCTGGCCGCACGGCCCAAGGCCAGATTGCCGAGCTTGTTGCCGGATTCGAGCGCCTCAACCAGTTCGGCCAGGCCAGCGAACGGCAAGTCGGCTCATTGCAGTCACGAGTGGATGCCGCCATCTCAGCCTTCGAAGCGCAGTTCGATCACATGGGCGATCTGACGGGGGCACGGTTCGATGCCCTTCGTACTGCAAGCGAGGCGTTCCGGGTTGAGCTCGATGGTCGCGAGGTCGAAGCACTTGCCGCCCTGCGTCGCCGCACCGAAGCACTGGAACAGGAAGTCGCAACAACAAGGAACGCACTTGACGAGACCGAGGCGGAAGCTTTGCGCTCGATGCGTGCGCGGGTGATCGCCTTGCAACAGGAAGCGCGGCAAGTTGCCGGTGTGCTGCGTGACACAGAGGCGCAAGCTAGTGCGCTCTGGTCGAAACAGATTGAGGCCCTGAACGCCCGACTGCTCGGCGCAATCGACGAGATCAAGGGGATCGATGAGGCCGCACTTGAATCGGCCAATCGCAAGCTCGAAGCGCTTCGCCACGAAGCGGAAAACGTTGATCGCAACATTGCGGAACGCGATGCGCGCCTCTTTGCAAAGATTGCCGAGCGCCAGAGCGCCATGGCGAAAACCGAACGCGAGACACTTGCTGCACTGGAAGCCCGGATCGAGGCGCTGGACAGCCTGCTCGCCAGTCGGCGCGAAACCCTGCGCGAGCAGACCGAAGTGCTTGGCGCGCAGGGCCAGGCCGTGGCTGAAAAGCTGTGGGAGCTGCGCGGAGACATGCGGGCCATCGCCGAGGCAGGCGAGGAGACCGAAAGCCGTCTGGCGGGCAGTATCGCTGCGCTGGCAGAAAAGCTGGCCGAGAGTCGTATGGCTTTGGCCGGCACTGATGAGGCCGTGGCCGAACTGACTGACGCCAGCATCCGATTGCTGGAACTGATCCAGGCCAGCGCCCAGCATTCACGGACCGAGCTGCCGGCGGCGCTCGAAGAGGCAGAGTCGCGACTTGGTACACTCGGCAAGGAAACGGACAGCCTGCGCGGCGTGCTCGATGATGCAGCCCGAAAGGGCGCTGACCTGTCAGCCTATGTCATTGCCACGCGCGAAGACAGCGAAGCCGCAATCGGCCGGATCGCGGAGGTGCAGACCGAGCTGGATTCAAGCACGGCGGCAAGTCTTTCGCGGATAGACGGTCTGCGGAGCGCCCTGGCTGGCGCGAGTGTCGAAAGCGACGCCTTGGCCGCCAAGGCAACCGGCGCCTTGCGGGATGCGATTGCCCTGCTCGAGCGGAATGCGCGTGAGGCTATCGTTTCGGTGGAGACACTGAGCGCCGATACCGTGCGGTCACTCGCAGAGAGGATTGCGGACCGGTCAGGCTCTGCCATCGAACAGGCACTTGCTGACAGCACTGAAGGTGCGCTTGCCGGGCTCGAACAGGCCAGCGCAAGGGCCACCGCCGCTGGACGAGAGGCGACCGTGCAACTGCGTGACCAGCTGGCACGGGTCAATGAACTGGCCGGAAATCTCGAGATGCGGGTGGCCCGGGCCCGCGAACTGGCAGAAGAGCAGGTCGACAACGATTTCGCCCGGCGTGTCGCGCTCATCACCGAAGGCCTCAATTCGACCGCGATAGATATTGCAAAGGTCATTTCGACCGATGTCAGTGACAGTGCCTGGACTTCGTACCTGCGGGGGGATCGCGGTATCTTCACCCGGCGTGCCGTCCGCCTGCTTGACAATACCCAGGCTCGCGAAATCGCCGAGCTCTACGATGCCGACGTCGATTTCCGCGATAACGTCAGCCGCTACATTGCCGATTTCGAAAACATGCTGCGCACCCTGCTTTCCACCCGGGATGGCAAGTCCGTCAGCGTGACCCTGCTCAGTTCAGATATGGGCAAGCTTTACGTGGCGCTTGCGCAGGCGATCGAGCGGCTGCGCGCCTAA
- a CDS encoding DUF1467 family protein — MGWTSILAIYFLVWVMCAFLMLPFGVQTADEAGVAKVPGQADSAPVNFRPGRVALRATILAALLTGLYIANFEFGWIGVEALDITNYIG, encoded by the coding sequence ATGGGCTGGACTTCGATACTGGCGATCTACTTCCTCGTATGGGTGATGTGCGCCTTTCTGATGCTGCCGTTCGGCGTGCAAACGGCTGACGAGGCGGGTGTTGCCAAAGTGCCTGGGCAAGCAGACAGCGCACCGGTCAATTTCCGGCCCGGGCGGGTGGCCCTCCGTGCAACCATTCTGGCCGCCCTTCTGACCGGCCTCTACATCGCCAATTTCGAGTTTGGCTGGATCGGCGTCGAGGCGCTCGATATCACCAATTACATCGGTTAG